A stretch of Malus sylvestris chromosome 11, drMalSylv7.2, whole genome shotgun sequence DNA encodes these proteins:
- the LOC126588350 gene encoding methylcrotonoyl-CoA carboxylase subunit alpha, mitochondrial — translation MPSFATVLRRKLSGKAFHFRIVTVREFSASEPRRIEKILIANRGEIACRIMRTAKRLGIQTVAVYSDADRYSLHVKSADEAVHIGPPPARLSYLNASSILDAAVRTGAQAIHPGYGFLSESADFAQLCEDKGLTFIGPPASAIRDMGDKSASKRIMGAAGVPLVPGYHGNDQDIDLMKLEADKIGYPILIKPTHGGGGKGMRIVQSPDEFVEAFLGAQREAAASFGVSTILLEKYITRPRHIEVQIFGDKHGNVLHLYERDCSVQRRHQKIIEEAPAPNVSNDFRSHLGQAAVSAAKAVGYHNAGTVEFIVDTVSGQFYFMEMNTRLQVEHPVTEMIVGQDLVEWQIRVANGEHLPISQSQIPLSGHAFEARIYAENVPKGFLPATGVLHHYHHVPVSPTVRVETGVERGDTVSMHYDPMIAKLVVWGENRTAALVKLKDCLSKFQVAGLPTNINFLLKLASHQAFENGDVETHFIERFKDDLFVDPSNSLLVDIVAGAARFGATLAAACLIEKENSEFRENLPGSKGINSIWYSSPPFRVHHCARHTMELEWENEYDSSGSKLLKISTTYKEDGSYLIEAEEDSSQCVEVKVTCIGNHDFRVEADGVIMDVCLAVYSKDQTQLIHIWHGSHHHHFKQKIGLELSDNDDLEHKPRFEKSSYPQGSVVAPMAGLVVKLLVKDGTKVEGGQPILVLEAMKMEHVVKAPSVGYVHGLHLAAGQQVSDGSVLFSIKE, via the exons ATGCCGTCGTTCGCCACCGTCCTCCGCCGGAAGCTCTCCGGCAAAGCCTTCCATTTCCGGATAGTAACAGTAAGAGAATTCTCGGCCTCCGAGCCGCGGAGGATAGAGAAGATTCTGATAGCGAACAGAGGCGAAATAGCCTGCAGGATCATGCGGACAGCCAAGCGACTCGGGATTCAAACCGTCGCCGTTTACAGCGACGCCGATAGGTATTCGCTTCATGTCAAATCGGCCGACGAGGCCGTGCATATTGGACCTCCACCGGCACGGCTCAGCTACCTCAACGCCTCCTCGATTCTCGACGCCGCCGTTCGTACTGGCGCTCAG GCTATTCATCCTGGCTATGGCTTTCTGTCGGAAAGTGCTGACTTTGCTCAACTTTGTGAAGATAAAGGTCTTACATTTATCGGGCCTCCGGCATCTGCCATTCGCGACATGGGTGATAAAAG TGCTTCAAAGAGAATAATGGGTGCGGCAGGGGTGCCGCTTGTGCCTGGATATCATGGTAACGATCAAGATAttgatctaatgaagttagaagCTGACAAGATTGGATATCCAATCTTAATAAAGCCAACTCATGGAGGTGGAGGAAAG GGTATGAGGATTGTGCAGAGTCCTGATGAATTTGTCGAAGCTTTTTTGGGAGCACAACGTGAGGCTGCTGCTTCTTTTGGCGTTAGCACAATATTGTTGGAGAAGTATATTACACGGCCAAGGCACATAGAAGTTCAG ATCTTTGGGGACAAACATGGGAATGTTCTACATTTATATGAAAGAGATTGCAGCGTCCAGAGAAGACACcagaaaataattgaagaagCCCCAGCT CCAAATGTTTCTAATGACTTTCGATCTCACTTGGGTCAAGCTGCTGTATCTGCTGCCAAG GCAGTTGGTTATCACAATGCTGGCACCGTGGAGTTTATAGTTGATACAGTCTCAGGCCAATTTTATTTCATGGAGATGAACACTCGACTTCAG GTTGAGCATCCTGTGACTGAGATGATTGTCGGCCAAGATCTTGTAGAGTGGCAAATTCGTGTTGCAAACGGAGAACATCTTCCTATTAGTCAGTCACAGATCCCCTTATCAG GTCATGCTTTCGAAGCCCGAATATATGCTGAAAATGTACCGAAAGGATTCCTTCCAGCAACTGGAGTCCTTCATCACTATCATCATGTTCCAGTCTCACCAACAG TTAGAGTTGAGACTGGAGTTGAACGTGGAGACACTGTTAGCATGCATTATGATCCTATGATTGCTAAGCTTGTAGTATGGGGAGAAAATCGAACTGCAGCATTGGTGAAATTGAAGGATTGTTTGTCAAAGTTTCAG GTTGCAGGTTTACCAACCAACATCAATTTTCTGCTAAAACTTGCTAGCCATCAGGCATTTGAAAATGGTGATGTGGAAACCCATTTTATTGAACGCTTTAAAGATGACCTCTTTGTCGACCCTAGTAATTCACTACTGGTGGACATAGTGGCTGGTGCTGCTAGATTTGGTGCTACACTTGCAGCTGCGTGTCTCATTGAAAAGGAAAATTCTGAATTTAGAGAAAATCTTCCTG GCAGCAAAGGCATAAACTCCATATGGTATTCTTCTCCCCCCTTCAGAGTCCATCATTGTGCTAGACATACTATGGAGCTTGAGTGGGAAAATGAATACGATAGCAGTGGCTCAAAGTTACTGAAGATTTCAACCACTTATAAAGAAGATGGGAGCTATCTGATTGAG GCAGAAGAAGACAGTTCCCAATGTGTGGAGGTCAAAGTAACTTGCATAGGCAACCACGATTTCCGAGTTGAAGCTGATGGTGTAATCATGGATGTTTGCTTAGCTGTTTACTCCAAG GACCAAACCCAGCTCATTCATATATGGCATGGGTCACATCATCATCATTTTAAGCAGAAAATTGGTCTTGAATTGTCTGATAATGATGATCTCGAACATAAGCCCAGATTTGAGAAATCGTCATACCCTCAGGGCAGTGTTGTTGCGCCCATGGCTGGGTTGGTGGTCAAGCTTCTGGTCAAGGATGGGACAAAGGTGGAAGGAGGACAGCCCATACTAGTTTTAGAGGCAATGAAGATGGAG CATGTTGTAAAGGCACCATCAGTGGGCTATGTCCACGGGCTTCATCTAGCAGCTGGCCAGCAGGTTTCTGATGGTAGTGTTCTCTTCAGTATCAAG GAGTAA
- the LOC126588354 gene encoding uncharacterized protein LOC126588354 isoform X2 produces the protein METKADGGDSSLVLIKQGAEARVFESDFVGRRSIVKERFSKKYRHPSLDAKLTLKRLNAEARCMTKARRLGVCTPVLYHVDTVLHTLTFEYVEGPSVKDVFLRFGLGDGSVAEERIDDIAMQIGQAIAKLHDGGLIHGDLTTSNLLIRASTNQLVVIDFGLSFTSTLPEDKAVDLYVLERALLSMHSSCGNVMDRILAAYRKSSKQWSSTLNKLAQVRQRGRKRTMVG, from the exons ATGGAAACCAAGGCGGATGGTGGAGATAGCTCGCTTGTTCTGATCAAGCAAGGAGCCGAAGCT AGGGTTTTTGAGTCAGACTTCGTGGGAAGGAGGTCAATTGTCAAGGAGCGTTTTTCAAAGAAGTATAGGCATCCGTCTTTGGATGCAAAGCTTACGCTCAAGCGCCTCAATGcg GAGGCCAGGTGCATGACGAAAGCAAGACGGCTCGGGGTCTGTACTCCAGTGCTTTACCATGTAGACACTGTGCTGCATACCCTAACATTTGAATACGTGGAGGGTCCTTCTGTCAAAGATGTATTTCTTAGATTCGGGTTAGGCGATGGAAGTGTTGCTGAAGAACGCATTGATGATATTGCAATGCAGATTGGTCAAGCAATTGCGAAACTACATGATGGTGGCCTCATTCATGGGGACTTGACCACATCTAACTTGTTAATCAGAGCTAGTACTAATCAGTTG GTTGTCATTGATTTCGGTCTGAGCTTTACATCAACCCTTCCAGAAGACAAAGCTGTGGATTTGTATGTACTGGAAAGAGCTTTGCTCTCAATGCATTCTTCGTGTGGGAATGTG ATGGATCGGATACTTGCTGCGTATCGGAAGTCCTCAAAGCAGTGGTCATCCACATTAAACAAGTTAGCTCAAG TGAGACAACGAGGCCGAAAGCGCACCATGGTTGGATGA
- the LOC126588352 gene encoding homocysteine S-methyltransferase 2-like isoform X2, translating into MGSSSSAKTPSLMRDFLRQAGGIAVVDGGLATELERHGADLNDPLWSAKCLLTSPHLIRTVHIEYLEAGADIIITASYQATIQGFEAKGYSTEESEALLRKSVEIAREARDVYYDRCTQCSSADSANGRILKRRPILVAASVGSYGAYLADGSEYSGDYGEAMTLGRLKDFHRRRVQVLAASGPDLLAFETVPNKLEAQAYAELLEEENMQLPAWFSFNSKDGINVVSGDSLLECASVAESCKKVVAVGINCTPPRFIHGLLTLITQLVSCSIPSGGYKTNYCVPKQW; encoded by the exons ATGGGCAGCAGCAGCAGCGCTAAAACGCCGTCGTTAATGAGGGACTTTCTCAGGCAGGCGGGCGGCATCGCGGTGGTCGACGGTGGACTTGCCACCGAGCTCGAACGCCACGGTGCTGACCTCAACGATCCTCTCTGGAGCGCCAAATGCCTTCTCACTTCCCCTCACCTCATTCGCACG GTACACATTGAATACCTTGAAGCTGGTGCAGATATCATAATCACAGCGTCCTATCAG GCCACCATTCAAGGTTTCGAGGCCAAAGGATATTCAACAGAAGAGAGTGAAGCCTTGCTTCGGAAAAGTGTTGAAATTGCCCGTGAGGCACGTGATGTGTATTACGACAGATGTACTCAATGCTCTTCTGCTGACAGTGCGAATGGTAGAATTCTCAAGCGTAGGCCAATCTTAGTTGCAGCATCTGTGGGGAGCTATGGTGCTTATTTGGCTGATGGGTCTGAGTACAG TGGAGATTATGGTGAGGCTATGACGCTAGGAAGATTAAAAGATTTTCATCGGAGAAGGGTCCAGGTCCTAGCAGCATCGGGTCCTGACCTACTTGCATTTGAAACGGTTCCAAATAAGCTGGAGGCTCAG GCTTATGCTGAgcttttggaagaagaaaatatgCAACTTCCTGCGTGGTTTTCTTTCAACTCTAAAGATGGCATCAATGTTGTTAGTGGTGATTCTCTCCTTGAATGCGCCTCAGTTGCTGAATCATGCAAGAAAGTCGTTGCAGTTGGAATCAACTGCACCCCCCCTAGATTTATCCATGGACTGTTAACATTAATTACACAG TTAGTTTCATGTTCAATTCCTTCAGGTGGCTACAAAACCAATTATTGTGTACCCAAACAGTGGTGA
- the LOC126588356 gene encoding uncharacterized protein LOC126588356, producing MKKAIPWSDEEGDSDSSSGKSSDSPPSKKTASQVKSGKPKSKVVDFEALKQHGYKGGPSVLGVPPPKAPEQEPNWTWSTGREDGKDGKPGTKKTEEEEESYEQRQKTRAALASGEKLETALTRSDKRNLSFSQKEKRKRELGQASRGKNYVEEEKRLLRDSGVYSGFDT from the exons ATGAAGAAGGCAATTCCATGGAGTGACGAGGAAGGAGATTCGGATTCCTCATCTGGGAAGTCATCAGATTCACCACCCTCCAAGAAAACAGCTTCACAag TGAAATCTGGGAAGCCAAAGAGCAAAGTTGTGGACTTTGAGGCACTGAAGCAACATGGCTACAAGGGTGGGCCGTCTGTGCTGGGTGTGCCGCCACCGAAAGCGCCGGAGCAGGAGCCGAACTGGACTTGGTCTACCGGCAGGGAGGACGGTAAGGACGGCAAGCCCGGAACCAAGAAaaccgaggaagaagaagaatcttATGAACAACGACAGAAGACGAGAGCTGCATTGGCCTCGGGAGAGAAGCTGGAAACTGCGCTGACCCGGAGCGATAAGCGAAACCTGTCGTTTTCGCAGaaggagaagaggaagagagagcttGGGCAGGCAAGCAGGGGGAAGAACTACGTCGAAGAAGAGAAGAGGTTGCTGAGGGATAGTGGTGTTTACTCTGGTTTTGATACATAG
- the LOC126588351 gene encoding serine/threonine-protein kinase STY13-like has protein sequence MEVEGIQRSRSLGSKGKDVGGGVDKEVFFRADKIDFKSWDIQLEKHLSRGWEREREANAKMEEWEIDLGKLDIRHVIAHGTYGTVYRGAYDGQDVAVKILDWGEDCIATAAETAALRASFQQEVAVWHKLDHPNIPKFVGASMGTSNLKIPVKNASNDSHNSPPSRACCVVVEYVPGGTLKNFLIRNRRKKLAFKVVIQLALDLSKGLSYLHTKKIVHRDVKTENMLLDTHRTLKIADFGVARVEAQNPRDMTGETGTLGYMAPEVLDGKPYNRKCDVYSFGICLWEIYCCDMPYPNLSFADVSSAVVRQNLRPEIPRCCPSTLASVMRKCWDASPDKRPEMEEVVKLLYAIDTSKGGGMIPEDQSTGCFCFGTPRGP, from the exons ATGGAAGTTGAGGGAATTCAGAGGTCGAGAAGTTTGGGTTCCAAGGGGAAGGATGTGGGAGGAGGGGTTGATAAAGAGGTGTTTTTTCGTGCCGATAAGATCGATTTCAAGAGCTGGGATATCCAGTTGGAGAAGCACTTGAGTAGGGgttgggagagggagagggaggcgAATGCAAAGATGGAAGAGTGGGAGATTGATTTGGGTAAGTTGGATATAAGACATGTTATTGCTCATGGAACCTATGGCACTGTGTACCGCGGCGCCTATGATGGCCAAGATGTTGCAG TGAAGATATTGGATTGGGGGGAGGATTGTATTGCCACAGCAGCTGAAACTGCTGCTCTTCGGGCGTCGTTTCAGCAAGAGGTTGCTGTATGGCATAAGCTTGACCACCCAAATATCCCAAAG TTTGTCGGAGCTTCAATGGGAACTTCCAACCTTAAAATCCCCGTTAAAAACGCATCAAACGATAGCCATAATTCTCCTCCTTCAAGAGCTTGTTGCGTTGTTGTTGAGTATGTTCCTGGTGGGACGCTGAAGAACTTTTTGATCAGGAATAGAAGAAAGAAACTTGCCTTCAAGGTTGTGATTCAACTTGCTTTGGATCTCTCCAAAGG TTTGAGTTATCTTCACACGAAGAAAATTGTACACCGTGATGTCAAAACGGAAAATATGTTGCTTGATACTCATAGAACATTGAAAATTGCTGATTTTGGTGTTGCTCGAGTGGAAGCTCAGAACCCAAGGGACATGACTGGGGAGACTGGTACCCTTGGGTACATGGCCCCAGAG GTCCTTGATGGCAAGCCATACAACAGGAAATGTGATGTCTATAGTTTTGGTATTTGCTTATGGGAAATCTATTGTTGCGACATGCCTTATCCTAATTTAAGTTTTGCTGATGTCTCATCTGCAGTAGTGCGACAG AATTTACGACCAGAAATCCCAAGATGTTGTCCGAGCACATTGGCTAGTGTCATGCGAAAATGCTGGGATGCAAGCCCGGATAAACGCCCTGAAATGGAAGAGGTTGTGAAACTGTTGTACGCAATAGATACGAGCAAGGGAGGCGGCATGATACCTGAAGACCAGTCAACCGGCTGTTTCTGTTTCGGCACACCTCGCGGTCCATGA
- the LOC126588352 gene encoding homocysteine S-methyltransferase 2-like isoform X1, which translates to MGSSSSAKTPSLMRDFLRQAGGIAVVDGGLATELERHGADLNDPLWSAKCLLTSPHLIRTVHIEYLEAGADIIITASYQATIQGFEAKGYSTEESEALLRKSVEIAREARDVYYDRCTQCSSADSANGRILKRRPILVAASVGSYGAYLADGSEYSGDYGEAMTLGRLKDFHRRRVQVLAASGPDLLAFETVPNKLEAQAYAELLEEENMQLPAWFSFNSKDGINVVSGDSLLECASVAESCKKVVAVGINCTPPRFIHGLLTLITQVATKPIIVYPNSGESYDADRMMWVQNTGVSDEDFVSYVNKWCEVGASLVGGCCRTTPNTIIAIYRTLPNRSTSPPDL; encoded by the exons ATGGGCAGCAGCAGCAGCGCTAAAACGCCGTCGTTAATGAGGGACTTTCTCAGGCAGGCGGGCGGCATCGCGGTGGTCGACGGTGGACTTGCCACCGAGCTCGAACGCCACGGTGCTGACCTCAACGATCCTCTCTGGAGCGCCAAATGCCTTCTCACTTCCCCTCACCTCATTCGCACG GTACACATTGAATACCTTGAAGCTGGTGCAGATATCATAATCACAGCGTCCTATCAG GCCACCATTCAAGGTTTCGAGGCCAAAGGATATTCAACAGAAGAGAGTGAAGCCTTGCTTCGGAAAAGTGTTGAAATTGCCCGTGAGGCACGTGATGTGTATTACGACAGATGTACTCAATGCTCTTCTGCTGACAGTGCGAATGGTAGAATTCTCAAGCGTAGGCCAATCTTAGTTGCAGCATCTGTGGGGAGCTATGGTGCTTATTTGGCTGATGGGTCTGAGTACAG TGGAGATTATGGTGAGGCTATGACGCTAGGAAGATTAAAAGATTTTCATCGGAGAAGGGTCCAGGTCCTAGCAGCATCGGGTCCTGACCTACTTGCATTTGAAACGGTTCCAAATAAGCTGGAGGCTCAG GCTTATGCTGAgcttttggaagaagaaaatatgCAACTTCCTGCGTGGTTTTCTTTCAACTCTAAAGATGGCATCAATGTTGTTAGTGGTGATTCTCTCCTTGAATGCGCCTCAGTTGCTGAATCATGCAAGAAAGTCGTTGCAGTTGGAATCAACTGCACCCCCCCTAGATTTATCCATGGACTGTTAACATTAATTACACAG GTGGCTACAAAACCAATTATTGTGTACCCAAACAGTGGTGAAAGCTATGATGCAGATAGAATGATGTGGGTG CAAAACACTGGGGTTTCAGATGAAGATTTTGTCTCGTATGTAAACAAATGGTGTGAGGTAGGGGCTTCCCTTGTAGGAGGTTGTTGCAGAACAACCCCAAATACAATCATAGCAATATACAGGACTCTTCCCAATAGGTCAACATCTCCACCTGATCTGTAA